The Oxalobacteraceae bacterium OTU3CINTB1 genome includes a window with the following:
- a CDS encoding glycoside hydrolase family 3 C-terminal domain-containing protein — protein MNSELNLRPLAIALAVAATLAAATIVTVATALPSYAAGQEANGPAEPASKPWLDKSLGADKRARLALEAMTQQEKLNWVLGYFGADFVPNKTKKHPAALPFSAGYIPGVPRLGLPALFETDAGLGVATQLSKNPRERTSLPSGLATTATWNRDLAYQGGAMIGREARASGFNVMLAGGVNLLREPRNGRNFEYAGEDPLLAGTMVAQQIKGIQSNNLIATMKHFAVNNQETGRFVLDARLDDASNRMSDLLAFQFVLEQSNPGSVMCSYNRLNGVYACENDYLLNQVLKKDWGFKGYVMSDWGAVHSTVESANSGLDQHSGWEFDKSAYFGGALEEAVENGHVPQARLDNMAYRILWAMFDKGVVDNPVKEGGAIDFDAHKQVSQADAEEGIVLLKNTSSVLPLKAGAKKIVVIGAHSDVGVLAGGGSSLVYPVGGNAVPGIEPTIWPGPVVYHPSSPLKAIKARAGGAKVVYNDGKDAAAAAKEAADADVVIVFAQQWVGEALDAVSLSLPDNQDALIAAVAKANSKTVVVLETSGPVLMPWVDQTAAVVQAWYAGSGGGEAIARVLYGEVNPSGHLPATFPVSESQLPRPKLDGDPKKDRERFTVNYHEGAAVGYKWFDAKGLKPLFPFGHGLSYTQFSYSGLAASEKDGKLQLSFKVTNTGAVKGKDVPQVYVSPVGVKWEAPKRLAGWDKVELAPGESKDVSVTVDPRLLAMYDGKSKTWRVASGGYKVLLAHDAGDAKAASITVQLPKQTLNVAGKPTK, from the coding sequence ATGAATTCCGAACTCAATCTGCGTCCGCTGGCCATCGCGCTGGCGGTGGCCGCAACGCTTGCCGCCGCTACCATCGTCACCGTGGCGACCGCGCTGCCGTCCTACGCCGCCGGACAAGAGGCAAACGGGCCTGCCGAACCGGCATCCAAGCCCTGGCTGGACAAGTCGCTGGGTGCCGACAAGCGCGCCAGGCTGGCGCTGGAGGCCATGACCCAGCAGGAAAAACTGAACTGGGTGCTGGGTTACTTCGGCGCCGACTTCGTCCCCAACAAGACCAAGAAGCATCCGGCCGCGCTGCCTTTCTCGGCCGGTTACATTCCGGGCGTGCCGCGTCTGGGCCTGCCGGCGCTGTTTGAGACCGACGCTGGTCTGGGCGTGGCCACGCAACTGAGCAAAAACCCGCGCGAGCGCACCTCGCTGCCTTCCGGTCTGGCCACCACCGCCACCTGGAACCGCGACCTGGCCTACCAGGGCGGCGCCATGATCGGCCGCGAGGCGCGCGCCTCCGGCTTCAACGTGATGCTGGCCGGCGGCGTGAACCTGCTGCGCGAGCCGCGCAACGGCCGTAACTTCGAATACGCCGGCGAAGACCCGCTGCTGGCCGGCACCATGGTGGCGCAGCAGATCAAGGGCATCCAGTCGAACAACTTGATCGCGACGATGAAGCACTTCGCCGTCAACAACCAGGAGACCGGCCGCTTCGTGCTCGACGCCCGCCTGGACGACGCCAGCAACCGCATGTCCGATCTGCTGGCGTTCCAGTTCGTGCTCGAACAGTCCAATCCCGGCTCGGTCATGTGCTCGTACAATCGCCTGAACGGCGTCTACGCCTGCGAAAACGACTACTTGCTCAACCAGGTGCTGAAGAAGGACTGGGGCTTCAAGGGCTATGTGATGTCCGACTGGGGCGCCGTCCACAGCACCGTGGAATCGGCCAACAGCGGCCTGGATCAACACTCCGGCTGGGAGTTCGACAAGTCGGCCTACTTCGGCGGCGCGCTGGAGGAGGCGGTTGAAAACGGCCACGTGCCGCAGGCGCGCCTGGACAACATGGCGTACCGCATCCTGTGGGCGATGTTCGACAAGGGCGTGGTCGATAATCCGGTCAAGGAAGGCGGCGCCATCGATTTCGACGCGCACAAGCAGGTGAGCCAGGCCGACGCGGAGGAGGGCATCGTCCTGCTGAAGAACACCAGCAGCGTGCTGCCGCTCAAGGCCGGCGCCAAAAAGATCGTCGTTATCGGCGCCCACTCGGATGTCGGCGTGCTGGCTGGCGGCGGCTCGTCGCTGGTGTATCCGGTCGGCGGCAATGCGGTGCCGGGCATCGAACCCACCATCTGGCCGGGTCCCGTGGTGTACCACCCGTCGTCGCCGCTGAAGGCGATCAAGGCCCGCGCCGGCGGCGCCAAGGTGGTCTACAACGACGGCAAGGATGCCGCCGCGGCGGCTAAGGAAGCGGCCGACGCCGATGTCGTCATCGTCTTCGCGCAGCAGTGGGTGGGCGAGGCGCTCGATGCCGTGTCGCTGTCGCTGCCGGACAACCAGGATGCGCTGATCGCCGCCGTCGCCAAGGCCAATTCGAAAACCGTGGTGGTGCTGGAGACCTCCGGTCCGGTGCTGATGCCGTGGGTCGACCAGACCGCCGCCGTGGTGCAGGCTTGGTACGCCGGCAGCGGCGGTGGCGAGGCGATCGCCCGCGTGCTGTATGGCGAGGTCAATCCGTCCGGCCACCTGCCGGCTACCTTCCCGGTCTCCGAGAGCCAGCTGCCGCGTCCAAAACTGGACGGCGATCCGAAGAAGGACCGCGAGCGCTTCACCGTCAACTATCACGAAGGCGCGGCGGTCGGCTACAAGTGGTTCGACGCCAAGGGCCTCAAGCCGCTGTTCCCCTTCGGTCATGGCTTGTCGTACACGCAGTTCTCGTATTCCGGCCTGGCGGCCAGCGAGAAGGACGGCAAGCTGCAACTGAGCTTCAAGGTCACCAACACCGGCGCCGTCAAGGGCAAAGACGTACCGCAGGTGTATGTATCGCCGGTAGGCGTCAAGTGGGAAGCGCCGAAGCGCCTGGCCGGCTGGGACAAGGTCGAACTGGCGCCGGGCGAGAGCAAGGACGTCAGCGTGACGGTCGATCCGCGCCTGCTGGCCATGTATGACGGCAAATCGAAGACCTGGCGTGTCGCCAGCGGCGGCTACAAGGTGTTGCTGGCGCATGACGCGGGTGATGCCAAGGCCGCCAGCATCACCGTGCAGCTACCGAAGCAGACTTTGAACGTCGCAGGCAAGCCAACCAAGTAA
- a CDS encoding mannanase: MKQLYKFCATALMISACGIVSAADGAAVGKGDFVSAKKTHFARKGQAYYIVGANFWYGGYLGAPKGVGERARLLKELDSMRAIGINNLRVLAVSEKTDMKSAVSPATTAKPGEYDENLLVGLDFLMAEAAKRDMTVVLYLNNFWQWSGGMTQYLNWFEGTPALDPNVTKDYDDYMKKNARFYVNAAAQKEYRNVIQKIVKRVNTITGKPYSEDPILMSWQLANEPRPGNGNATPEEKKAYIKWIDETAGYIHSLDKNHMVSSGSEGLAGSAQDAQLFLDSHRTKNIDYLTYHLWPKNWGWFDSKDPTGSWDGAIAKSRNYLTSHIDLARKLDKPIVLEEFGLDRDGASFSIKATTKIRDRFYREVFDFVYDGAKKGDPIAGFNFWAWGGAGRAANADYWWKPGNDFVGDPPQEEQGLYSVFDSDTSSLKLIKEYADKLNSIKR; this comes from the coding sequence ATGAAACAACTTTACAAATTCTGCGCCACCGCGTTGATGATCAGCGCATGCGGCATCGTTTCCGCAGCCGATGGCGCGGCTGTCGGCAAAGGCGATTTCGTCAGCGCCAAGAAGACCCACTTCGCGCGCAAAGGCCAGGCCTACTATATCGTCGGCGCCAACTTCTGGTACGGCGGCTACCTCGGCGCCCCAAAAGGCGTGGGCGAGCGCGCCCGCCTGCTCAAGGAACTCGATAGCATGCGCGCGATCGGCATCAACAACCTGCGCGTGCTGGCCGTCTCCGAGAAGACCGATATGAAAAGCGCCGTCAGTCCGGCGACCACCGCCAAGCCGGGCGAGTACGACGAGAACCTGTTGGTCGGCCTGGACTTCCTGATGGCCGAAGCGGCCAAGCGCGATATGACGGTGGTGCTTTACCTGAATAACTTCTGGCAGTGGTCGGGCGGTATGACGCAGTATCTGAACTGGTTCGAAGGCACGCCGGCGCTGGACCCGAACGTGACCAAGGACTACGACGACTATATGAAGAAGAACGCGCGTTTCTACGTCAACGCAGCCGCGCAAAAAGAATACCGCAACGTGATCCAGAAGATCGTCAAGCGCGTCAACACCATCACCGGCAAGCCGTACTCGGAAGACCCGATCCTGATGTCGTGGCAGCTGGCGAACGAGCCTCGCCCAGGCAACGGCAACGCCACGCCTGAAGAGAAAAAGGCCTACATCAAGTGGATCGACGAAACCGCCGGCTATATCCATAGCCTGGACAAGAACCACATGGTCAGCAGCGGCAGCGAAGGCCTGGCCGGCTCCGCCCAGGACGCGCAGCTGTTCCTCGATTCGCACCGCACCAAGAACATCGACTACCTGACCTACCACCTGTGGCCGAAAAACTGGGGCTGGTTCGATTCCAAGGACCCAACCGGTTCGTGGGACGGCGCCATCGCCAAGAGCCGCAACTACCTGACCTCGCACATCGACCTGGCCAGGAAGCTCGACAAGCCTATCGTGCTGGAGGAATTCGGCCTCGATCGTGACGGCGCCTCGTTCAGTATCAAGGCCACGACCAAGATCCGCGACCGCTTCTACCGCGAAGTATTCGACTTCGTCTACGATGGGGCCAAGAAGGGCGATCCGATCGCCGGCTTCAATTTCTGGGCCTGGGGCGGTGCCGGGCGCGCGGCCAACGCGGATTACTGGTGGAAGCCGGGTAACGACTTCGTCGGCGATCCACCGCAGGAAGAGCAGGGCCTGTACTCGGTGTTCGACTCGGACACCAGCTCGCTCAAGCTGATCAAGGAATACGCCGACAAACTCAATTCCATCAAACGCTAA
- a CDS encoding glycoside hydrolase family 27 protein, translating into MKRIMPSMLALAACAFGFNAHAQKFDGVADTPQMGWNSWNTFACDINEQLIKDTADAMVKNGLKDAGYQYVNIDDCWHGKRDETGVIHPDKERFPSGMKALADYVHSKGLKIGIYSDVGATTCGGRPGSRGYEYQDARTYASWGIDYIKYDWCDSKGLNAVGAYTTMRDAIRAAGRPMLFSICEWGDNKPWEWAKDVGHSWRTTGDIHMCFDCEFSEASYSRWGVLQILDKQAGLRVHAGPGHWNDMDMLEVGRGFTEDEDRTHFAAWSMLASPLILGNDVRKMSEATKRILTNKAVISINQDKLGIQAWRFLQSGHLEYWAKPLANDEWAVMILNRSDEAKPVTYQWSSSRINDDANKRVLDTTKTVFNWTDAFTGKTGDTGKKLESKLAPHGVIVLRLKARS; encoded by the coding sequence ATGAAACGTATCATGCCAAGCATGTTGGCGCTGGCTGCCTGCGCCTTCGGTTTCAACGCCCACGCCCAGAAGTTCGACGGGGTGGCCGATACGCCGCAGATGGGTTGGAACAGCTGGAATACCTTCGCCTGCGATATCAACGAGCAGCTGATCAAGGACACCGCCGATGCGATGGTCAAAAATGGCTTGAAGGACGCCGGCTATCAGTATGTGAACATCGACGATTGCTGGCACGGCAAGCGTGACGAGACGGGGGTTATCCATCCGGATAAGGAGCGCTTCCCGTCCGGTATGAAGGCGCTGGCCGATTATGTCCACAGCAAGGGCCTCAAGATCGGGATCTATTCGGACGTCGGCGCCACCACTTGCGGCGGCCGTCCCGGCAGCCGTGGCTACGAATACCAGGATGCGCGAACCTACGCCTCCTGGGGCATCGACTACATCAAGTACGACTGGTGCGACAGCAAGGGCTTGAACGCGGTTGGCGCCTATACCACCATGCGCGACGCCATCCGCGCCGCCGGCCGGCCGATGTTGTTCAGCATTTGCGAATGGGGCGACAACAAGCCCTGGGAATGGGCCAAGGACGTCGGCCACTCGTGGCGCACCACCGGCGACATCCACATGTGCTTCGATTGCGAATTCAGCGAGGCATCGTACTCGCGTTGGGGCGTGCTGCAGATCCTCGACAAGCAGGCGGGCCTTCGCGTGCATGCCGGTCCGGGTCACTGGAACGATATGGACATGCTGGAAGTGGGCCGTGGCTTCACCGAAGACGAGGACCGCACGCACTTCGCTGCCTGGTCGATGCTGGCGTCGCCGCTCATCCTCGGCAACGACGTGCGCAAGATGTCCGAGGCCACGAAACGCATCCTCACCAACAAGGCGGTGATCTCCATCAACCAGGACAAGCTGGGTATCCAGGCGTGGCGCTTCCTGCAGTCCGGCCATTTGGAGTATTGGGCCAAGCCGCTGGCCAACGACGAGTGGGCTGTGATGATCCTGAACCGCAGCGACGAGGCCAAGCCGGTGACGTACCAGTGGTCCAGCTCCCGCATCAACGACGATGCGAACAAGCGCGTGCTCGATACCACCAAGACGGTCTTCAACTGGACCGACGCCTTCACCGGCAAGACCGGAGACACCGGCAAAAAACTGGAGAGCAAACTCGCTCCGCATGGCGTGATCGTTTTGCGCCTGAAGGCACGGAGCTGA
- a CDS encoding GDSL-type esterase/lipase family protein — protein sequence MKKSLISAVVAVGLLALSSAPSYADAALSPSACSTTPAPRKIEYPWMSVARWHQMFNEDVAVADAGNVDLLFVGDSITEGWNQQIWDKSFGAWKAANFGIGGDHTGNVLWRLDNGHAEKLHPKLVVLTIGVNNFFHCNAAPDDVFEGVQAVVKKLRALYPDAKILLNAVLPYEQSAQSPKRQQIIELNRKIATLGDGKTIIFKDYGARFLLSNGDMSSEVMGDFLHPTPKGYQIWSDAMLPDIQKLMK from the coding sequence ATGAAGAAGTCGCTGATCTCCGCAGTCGTCGCCGTCGGCCTGCTGGCCTTGTCCAGCGCCCCGAGTTACGCCGATGCGGCCCTGAGCCCCTCTGCATGCAGCACCACGCCTGCGCCGCGCAAAATCGAGTATCCGTGGATGTCGGTGGCGCGCTGGCACCAGATGTTCAACGAGGACGTCGCGGTGGCCGATGCCGGCAACGTCGATCTGCTGTTCGTCGGCGACTCCATCACCGAAGGCTGGAACCAGCAGATCTGGGACAAGTCCTTCGGCGCATGGAAGGCGGCCAATTTCGGCATCGGCGGCGACCACACCGGCAACGTGCTTTGGCGGCTAGACAACGGCCACGCCGAAAAGCTGCATCCCAAGCTGGTGGTGCTGACTATCGGCGTGAACAATTTCTTCCATTGTAATGCCGCCCCGGACGACGTGTTCGAAGGCGTGCAGGCGGTTGTCAAGAAGCTGCGCGCGCTGTACCCGGACGCGAAGATCCTGCTCAACGCCGTGCTGCCCTACGAGCAGTCGGCGCAGAGCCCGAAGCGGCAGCAGATCATTGAGTTGAACCGCAAGATAGCGACGCTGGGTGATGGCAAAACCATCATCTTCAAGGATTACGGCGCGCGCTTCCTGCTGTCGAACGGCGACATGTCGTCCGAGGTGATGGGCGACTTCCTGCACCCGACGCCCAAGGGGTATCAGATCTGGTCCGACGCGATGCTGCCGGATATACAAAAGCTGATGAAGTAA
- a CDS encoding GDSL-type esterase/lipase family protein has translation MSGARRRITGGAALVAALWAHAPLVAAASITATDRHVARMGRTDINADGVVRFGYPGVSFYLNFEGTRLSVEAEASGENSYLDVIVDGVARKVRLAFGRQTVTLVDGASGGKHSVQIVNRSETWHGTAALLRFDTDGIWNAAPVLPQRKMLILGDSVTCGEAIDRVAGAKKDPSWWNARSSYGMLMARELRAQVQLVCYGGRGLIRTWDNKTDELNLPDYYQLAIPDRKTPARWNQRDYRPDVILSVIGTNDFNGGIPDREQYVGTYVRFVRTILKDHPQARIVLTEGGLVTGEKRAALIEYIAETVKRVGDKRVRAIASKPYSGDADDGHPTREQTVNIANDLLPQVRSVMSW, from the coding sequence ATGAGCGGCGCCCGACGCCGTATCACCGGCGGCGCGGCATTGGTTGCCGCGCTATGGGCCCACGCCCCGCTGGTCGCGGCGGCGTCGATAACGGCCACCGATCGCCACGTCGCCCGGATGGGCCGAACCGATATCAACGCCGACGGCGTGGTGCGGTTCGGCTATCCGGGCGTTAGTTTTTATCTCAACTTCGAGGGCACGCGCCTCAGCGTCGAGGCGGAGGCCAGCGGCGAGAACAGCTACCTGGACGTGATCGTCGACGGCGTCGCGCGCAAGGTACGGCTGGCGTTCGGCAGGCAGACTGTCACCCTGGTCGACGGCGCCTCCGGCGGCAAGCACTCGGTGCAAATCGTCAACCGGTCCGAGACCTGGCATGGCACCGCCGCGCTGCTGCGCTTCGACACCGACGGTATATGGAACGCCGCACCCGTCCTCCCGCAACGCAAAATGCTGATACTGGGCGATTCCGTCACTTGCGGTGAGGCGATCGACCGCGTGGCAGGAGCGAAAAAGGATCCGTCCTGGTGGAACGCGCGTTCCTCTTACGGCATGCTGATGGCGCGCGAGTTGCGCGCGCAGGTGCAGCTGGTCTGCTACGGCGGACGAGGCTTGATACGCACATGGGACAACAAGACCGACGAACTGAATCTGCCGGACTATTATCAGCTGGCGATCCCGGACCGGAAAACGCCGGCACGCTGGAACCAGCGGGATTACCGGCCCGATGTGATACTCAGTGTGATCGGGACCAACGATTTCAATGGCGGGATTCCGGACCGCGAGCAATATGTGGGCACCTACGTGCGGTTCGTGCGGACGATACTGAAAGATCATCCGCAGGCGCGGATCGTGTTGACCGAGGGCGGTTTGGTGACCGGCGAGAAGAGGGCGGCGCTGATCGAATATATCGCCGAGACGGTAAAGCGGGTGGGGGACAAAAGGGTGCGCGCGATCGCGTCGAAGCCCTATTCGGGCGATGCGGATGATGGGCATCCGACCAGGGAGCAAACCGTCAATATCGCCAACGATTTGCTCCCGCAGGTACGTTCCGTCATGAGTTGGTGA
- a CDS encoding TonB-dependent receptor encodes MSLAVASACSFMTLSAQAQTDTATAATAEAQTAAPAASSANPDQIQEVRVTATRYSTSLLRTPLAVAALSQEQLTRKGATSLSDLSGEMPNVVIENTGEDSAVQITIRGITSTNFTETGDPAVGFHVDGMYSPRPQGAQALMFDLEQVEVLRGPQGTLFGRNSTGGSVNVIPAKPDWTGNYGRADIDIGNYRKKQISVVQNIVVNDALALRATFMKVKRDGYANQTRDLSEANAPALGWVPNGKPDVDQRFNRVIGPSDYYTNQDEWAGRLTGLLKINKDITAKASYEQFQDSGAGGATFRDCDATAGTRYACGPGQGKWDINVNVPGQNDLSIKTLRTGINWNINDHTNFDYTFQVADQTRSQITDDDLGMQHAAPFQINGAYPNSADGNWGTWPLTDSFHRTLDSRYLSTVHEAQLKQQLGNVQYVGGLFWMHERNRIDYEQTNTIQKPYGDVGSVLYNQPNRQVDAKAVFAQADWKFIPTWTGTLGARYSIDSKEDKGGKVYGANWIGNSAYYNGLYSQGTPGTPGFRVHDGTDLTPAMGGSVAAYHLYGAPTSNDHKQEWKKVTWRAGLQKQLDNNKMVYASVSTGYKAGGFADKTDSCNYRLCADGKPGVETFLPYEPETVTNYELGFKGKFLDNRLSLSATAFFMKYKDMQVTGTYFINQIIPSAGLPCPADQPKCDVYEGWRTINVGKVNIPGLELEWDYRPWRGGRIGGGFAFINSSIHDYNSYSDDYQCDVRVELGLPACPTAYNGPDKTLLGRRLANIDGNHLPNTPKYQFNINFSQEFGFENGYKVIPYVKVNWRDKAYFDMLNSEFAHIGRYQKAYAMGDASVRLEAPEDKWHAELYVRNISNSHAKLSGNSVFGGFMEANFVQPRMFGFRVGASY; translated from the coding sequence ATGAGCCTGGCCGTTGCCAGCGCTTGTTCGTTCATGACGTTGAGTGCCCAGGCCCAGACCGACACCGCGACCGCAGCCACCGCCGAGGCCCAGACCGCAGCACCCGCCGCTTCGTCGGCCAATCCGGACCAGATCCAGGAAGTGCGCGTCACCGCGACCCGCTACTCCACCTCGCTGCTGCGCACCCCGCTCGCGGTCGCGGCGCTCAGCCAGGAGCAACTGACGCGCAAGGGCGCCACCAGCCTGTCGGACCTGAGCGGCGAGATGCCCAACGTCGTGATCGAAAACACCGGCGAGGATTCGGCCGTCCAGATCACCATACGCGGCATCACCTCCACCAACTTCACCGAGACCGGCGATCCGGCGGTCGGCTTCCATGTCGACGGCATGTACTCGCCGCGGCCACAAGGCGCGCAGGCGCTGATGTTCGACCTGGAACAGGTCGAGGTGCTGCGCGGCCCGCAAGGCACGCTGTTCGGCCGCAACTCCACCGGCGGCAGCGTCAACGTGATTCCGGCCAAGCCGGATTGGACGGGCAACTACGGCAGGGCCGATATCGACATCGGCAACTACCGCAAGAAGCAGATCTCCGTGGTGCAGAATATCGTCGTCAACGACGCGCTGGCGTTGCGCGCGACGTTCATGAAGGTCAAGCGCGACGGCTACGCCAACCAGACGCGCGATCTGAGCGAAGCGAACGCGCCGGCCCTGGGCTGGGTCCCGAACGGCAAGCCGGATGTCGACCAGCGCTTCAACCGCGTGATCGGCCCGAGCGACTACTACACCAACCAGGACGAATGGGCCGGCCGCCTGACCGGTCTCCTGAAGATCAACAAGGACATCACGGCCAAGGCGTCGTACGAGCAGTTCCAGGATTCCGGCGCTGGCGGCGCCACCTTCCGCGATTGCGACGCCACCGCCGGCACCCGCTACGCCTGCGGCCCCGGACAGGGCAAGTGGGACATCAACGTCAACGTCCCCGGACAGAACGACCTGAGTATCAAGACGCTGCGCACGGGGATCAACTGGAATATCAACGACCACACCAACTTCGACTACACCTTCCAGGTCGCCGACCAGACCCGCTCGCAGATCACCGACGACGATCTGGGCATGCAGCACGCGGCGCCGTTCCAGATCAATGGCGCGTATCCGAATTCGGCCGATGGCAACTGGGGCACGTGGCCGCTGACCGACTCCTTCCACCGCACGCTCGACTCGCGCTACCTGTCGACCGTGCACGAGGCGCAGTTGAAGCAGCAGCTGGGCAATGTGCAGTATGTCGGCGGCTTGTTCTGGATGCACGAGCGTAACCGCATCGACTACGAGCAGACCAACACCATCCAGAAGCCGTACGGCGATGTCGGCAGCGTGCTGTATAACCAGCCTAACCGCCAGGTCGACGCCAAGGCGGTCTTCGCCCAAGCCGACTGGAAGTTCATCCCGACGTGGACGGGTACCCTCGGCGCGCGCTATAGCATCGACAGCAAAGAGGATAAGGGCGGCAAGGTCTATGGCGCCAACTGGATCGGCAACTCGGCCTACTACAATGGCCTATATTCGCAAGGCACGCCCGGCACGCCCGGCTTCCGCGTCCACGACGGCACCGACCTGACGCCGGCAATGGGCGGCAGCGTGGCGGCATACCACCTGTACGGCGCGCCGACCTCGAACGACCATAAACAGGAATGGAAAAAAGTGACGTGGCGCGCCGGCCTGCAAAAGCAACTGGACAACAACAAGATGGTGTACGCCTCCGTGTCGACCGGCTACAAGGCCGGCGGCTTCGCCGACAAGACCGACAGCTGCAACTACCGCCTGTGCGCCGACGGCAAACCTGGCGTCGAGACGTTCCTGCCTTACGAGCCGGAGACCGTCACCAACTATGAACTGGGATTCAAGGGTAAATTCCTGGACAACCGTTTGAGCCTTTCGGCCACCGCGTTCTTCATGAAGTACAAGGACATGCAGGTGACCGGCACCTACTTCATCAACCAGATCATTCCTTCGGCAGGCCTGCCCTGCCCGGCCGACCAGCCGAAGTGCGACGTGTATGAAGGCTGGCGCACCATCAACGTCGGCAAGGTGAATATCCCGGGCCTGGAACTGGAATGGGACTACAGGCCATGGCGCGGCGGCCGTATCGGCGGCGGTTTCGCGTTCATCAACTCGAGCATCCACGACTACAACTCGTACAGCGACGACTATCAGTGCGACGTGCGCGTGGAACTGGGCCTGCCGGCCTGCCCGACCGCCTACAACGGTCCGGACAAGACCTTGCTGGGACGCCGCCTGGCCAACATCGACGGCAACCACCTGCCGAACACGCCGAAGTACCAGTTCAACATCAACTTCTCGCAGGAGTTCGGGTTTGAAAACGGCTACAAGGTGATCCCGTACGTGAAGGTGAACTGGCGCGACAAGGCTTACTTCGACATGCTCAATTCGGAGTTCGCTCACATCGGCCGTTATCAGAAGGCGTATGCGATGGGCGACGCGTCGGTGCGGCTGGAGGCGCCGGAAGACAAATGGCACGCGGAGCTGTATGTTCGCAACATCTCGAACAGCCACGCGAAGTTGAGCGGCAATTCGGTGTTTGGTGGGTTCATGGAGGCCAATTTCGTACAGCCTCGCATGTTCGGGTTCCGGGTCGGCGCGAGCTACTAA
- a CDS encoding sugar MFS transporter, giving the protein MNTTEQRPRDSSRTVLVGMLFVGLLFFILGFVTWLNGSLVPFLKIVCGLNNFQALWVTFAFYIAYTVMALPAAAVLGRIGYKKGMTLGLGIMGAGALLFIPAARSTHYELFLAALFTLATGMTLMQTAINPYIVQIGDRDSAAMRISIMGLFNKGAGVVVPLVFSSLMLADIDSFSHTALATLEPAARDAMRATLAERLVFPYACMAAVLFVIMVFIHFSNLRDIPPEADDAAANVERTGVLQFPQLVLGALALFGYVGVEVIAGDTIGLYGHELNVANFGVLTSYTMVCMVLGYIVGVVAIPRYLSQKGALLLSALLGLALTVGVATGSSQSSGIAQVLLGWSGVPLVPDTVMCLALLGLANALVWPAIWPLALQGLGRYTAAGSAVLVMAISGGAVLPLLYGRLSDASGPQAGYWLMLPCYAMILWYAASGHKIRNWRGAGSV; this is encoded by the coding sequence GTGAACACAACGGAACAGCGGCCCCGCGACTCGTCGCGAACGGTATTGGTCGGCATGCTGTTCGTCGGCCTGCTGTTCTTCATTCTCGGCTTCGTCACCTGGCTGAACGGATCGCTGGTGCCCTTCCTCAAGATCGTCTGCGGCCTGAACAACTTCCAGGCGCTGTGGGTCACGTTCGCGTTCTACATCGCCTACACGGTGATGGCGCTGCCGGCCGCCGCCGTGCTGGGCCGGATCGGCTACAAAAAGGGCATGACCCTCGGACTGGGCATCATGGGCGCCGGCGCCTTGCTGTTCATTCCGGCGGCGCGCAGCACGCATTACGAGCTGTTCCTGGCGGCGCTGTTCACGCTGGCCACCGGCATGACCTTGATGCAGACGGCCATCAATCCCTACATCGTCCAGATCGGCGACCGCGACAGCGCGGCCATGCGCATCAGCATCATGGGCCTTTTCAACAAGGGCGCCGGCGTGGTCGTGCCGCTCGTGTTCAGCTCGCTGATGCTGGCCGATATCGACAGCTTCTCGCACACCGCGCTCGCCACCCTGGAGCCGGCCGCGCGCGACGCCATGCGCGCCACGCTGGCCGAGCGGCTGGTGTTCCCCTACGCCTGCATGGCCGCCGTGCTGTTCGTCATCATGGTGTTCATCCATTTTTCCAATCTGCGCGACATTCCGCCCGAAGCTGACGACGCCGCCGCCAACGTCGAGCGCACCGGCGTACTGCAATTCCCGCAGTTGGTACTGGGCGCGCTGGCCCTGTTCGGCTACGTCGGCGTCGAGGTGATCGCCGGCGACACCATCGGCCTGTACGGCCACGAACTGAACGTCGCCAACTTCGGCGTGCTCACGTCCTACACGATGGTGTGCATGGTGCTCGGCTACATCGTTGGCGTGGTGGCGATCCCGCGCTACCTGTCGCAGAAGGGCGCGCTGCTGTTGTCGGCGCTGCTCGGTCTGGCGCTGACGGTCGGTGTCGCAACCGGCTCCAGCCAGTCGAGCGGCATCGCCCAGGTGCTGCTGGGCTGGTCCGGCGTGCCGCTGGTGCCGGACACGGTCATGTGCCTGGCGCTGCTGGGACTGGCCAACGCGCTGGTGTGGCCGGCCATCTGGCCGCTGGCCCTGCAAGGCCTGGGACGCTACACCGCCGCCGGTTCGGCCGTGCTGGTGATGGCCATCTCCGGCGGCGCCGTGCTGCCGCTGCTGTATGGCCGCCTGTCCGATGCATCCGGTCCGCAAGCGGGCTACTGGCTGATGCTGCCTTGCTACGCGATGATTCTCTGGTACGCCGCGAGCGGCCACAAAATCCGCAACTGGCGTGGCGCTGGAAGTGTGTGA